From a single Cotesia glomerata isolate CgM1 linkage group LG6, MPM_Cglom_v2.3, whole genome shotgun sequence genomic region:
- the LOC123266895 gene encoding uncharacterized protein LOC123266895 produces the protein MICFIIKCKKRSLLVKTREIISTILNLIAFWSVPMIAIFFTVIFHFVDSDQSELAIKRFKSDYLSCVLHNRAYDDDMDCVSYIFNKSFFFIHRQVCLSFIVGAWMSCLLWTSSTLTTWMRFFHRIFCNE, from the exons ATGATCTGCTTCATAATTAAGTGTAAGAAGCGATCACTGCTAGTAAAAACCAGGGAAATAATCTCAACAATACTTAATTTAATCGCTTTCTGGAGTGTGCCAATGATCGCCATTTTCTTCACAGTCATCTTCCATTTTGTCGACAGCGATCAATCTGAATTAGCGATCAAGCGGTTTAAATCTGATTATCTTAg ctgtGTTCTTCACAACAGAGCTTACGATGACGACATGGACTGCGTCTCATACATTTTCAACAAGAGCTTCTTTTTTATACACAGACAAGTTTGTTTGAGTTTTATTGTTGGTGCTTGGATGTCATGTTTGCTTTGGACCTCTTCGACTTTAACAACATGGATGAGATTTTTCCATCg aattttctGTAATGAATGA
- the LOC123266896 gene encoding protein smoothened-like, whose amino-acid sequence MCKIFNTIGENNECLLEQSELAGKWFQILSMFSMGVVATMLVWTKSAVQSWKNLFSSFFGKEIKEENKLVLFIDFDALDAEVQRLEMKEKSDDPEKQQLETKN is encoded by the exons at GTGTAAGATTTTCAACACTATCGGCGAAAACAATGAGTGTTTATTAGAACAATCCGAATTGGCGGGAAAGTGGTTCCAAATTCTGTCCATGTTTTCAATGGGTGTTGTAGCTACGATGCTAGTTTGGACCAAATCAGCTGTCCAATCCTGGAAAAATCTCTTCAGCTC gttTTTTGGAAAAGAAATAAAGGAGGAAAATAAACTTGTCCTTTTTATTGACTTTGATGCATTAGACGCTGAAGTTCAACGTCTCGAGATGAAGGAAAAGTCCGACGATCCGGAAAAGCAGCAACTGgaaactaaaaattag
- the LOC123266882 gene encoding protein smoothened-like → MKFLLLALFLNSTEYGYSNDLVVVKNDGKHISYGASKLECHHRPEGIQCLGNTLPYSSFSNRLVNKKFGDFEDAEEKLQELETAARFYRECWQVIQPMLCSVFKPPCHLTTTLLESYKESLKKPCRYLCTEVENHCEELMSSEVWPEFLTCDNNDIFGDKDCVNPLESFEWNDESECPEYLVPSSIRTDALAEFPGCRIGCHDPFYSDEEHLQMRVTIFWLSTICALINILSILTYMINWDSGTYPDRALYNLNWSSLLFCAGWLLQFFPFSFDDIVCNSDGSLRTFQSLLTLKTVKDLPCLATFALIYYSTMAMAMRFLILSFIWFMKLETINRKSDKISELFDVIGCGSLLQRPIIGLFARSQRNLALSGLISSSWQ, encoded by the exons atgAAGTTCCTACTGTTAGCCCTCTTCCTCAACAGCACTGAGTACGGATACTCAAATGACTTAGTAGTGGTTAAAAATGATGGAAAACATATTTCTTATGGTGCTTCAAAATTAGAGTGCCATCATAGACCCGAAGGTATTCAATGTTTGGGTAATACTTTACCATACTCTTCATTTTCGAATAggttagttaataaaaaattcggaGATTTTGAAGATGCAgag GAAAAACTACAAGAACTAGAAACCGCAGCAAGATTCTACCGAGAATGCTGGCAAGTGATCCAACCAATGCTGTGTTCAGTCTTCAAGCCTCCTTGTCACCTAACAACAACTTTATTAGAATCCTATAAAGAAAGCCTCAAAAAACCATGTCGCTATTTGTGTACCGAAGTTGAAAATCACTGCGAAGAGTTGATGAGCAGCGAAGTTTGGCCAGAGTTCCTCACCTGTGACAACAACGACATCTTCGGGGACAAAGACTGCGTGAATCCTTTGGAAAGCTTCGAGTGGAACGACGAGAGCGAGTGTCCTGAGTACCTGGTTCCATCATCGATCCGCACTGATGCCTTAGCAGAGTTCCCGGGCTGCAGAATTGGTTGTCACGACCCCTTCTACTCGGACGAGGAGCACCTTCAGATGCGTGTTACCATCTTCTGGTTATCGACAATCTGCGCTTTGATCAACATCCTGTCAATCCTGACCTACATGATCAACTGGGACTCAGGAACCTACCCAGACCGCGCTCTATATAATCTCAACTGGAGCTCCTTGCTCTTCTGCGCCGGGTGGCTCCTCCAGTTCTTCCCGTTCTCTTTCGATGACATAGTCTGCAACTCGGACGGCTCTCTGAGGACATTTCAGTCTTTGTTGACATTGAAAACTGTCAAAGACCTGCCTTGTCTGGCCACCTTCGCCCTGATCTACTACTCGACGATGGCAATGGCTATGCGGTTCTTGATCCTCTCCTTCATCTGGTTCATGAAGCTTGAAACTATCAACCGGAAGTCTGATAAAATCAGCGAACTGTTTGATGTTATTGGCTGCGGG TCACTTTTGCAGAGACCTATTATCGGATTGTTTGCCAGAAGCCAGAGAAATCTAGCTTTAAGTGGCTTAATTTCTTCTTCGTGGCAGTGA